Proteins from a single region of Arctopsyche grandis isolate Sample6627 chromosome 1, ASM5162203v2, whole genome shotgun sequence:
- the snama gene encoding something that sticks like glue gives MSVHYKFKSALEYDTVTFDGLHISISDLKAAIIQQKRIGKTSDFDLQVTNAQTKEVYTDNTALIPKNTSLLVARIPLTQQVKKSWDGVAGPVGARLEPAVAHKGTTDLSRMEGSEEDKIMAMISQSTLDYDPSNYQKIRGANQRGEVPPNYRCYRCHEPGHWIKNCPLGTGAEQLDIKRSTGIPRSFMVPVEGPSAPGAMMTPTGAFAVPAVDHEAYRAEDALMESGTGTSLNAPELPARQEIPEDLLCSLCHDLLTDAVMIPCCGNSFCDECIRGVLLESEDHECPDCREKDISPVTLIPNRFLRNSVASFRNQTGYCPRPRPASQRVPKPVISETQSVHGSESVQQHVDDNNKEVNGPPNMQRNESPRNHPSREPDQFEDSDGSYDDNITVKVPPLQMQPQILPLHGFGGGHETHKSNNLNMHQQISRPPISNVDMFPNSRHPPYGMHHGMRPSLKPPGMETPPNQHHHMMVGEERSGTPTVDEREQRSGQMPQLHPPPNHMQAQVPSFPHMPAGAYPPNHIRPSMPYDYAGTPPLSGPPPQYNQPMSHYPPSYQPLPPGAQGPPGVVEDPLEAFQRMIREKEERARQRDKRSRTRTRSSSRSRSRSRSRYTRSRSRSRIRTRSPYSRSRSRSLPGSGRSPGARRAGGEKYRSYSRSPPPRRALLPPPPRRRSRDRRSNSFSISRSRSVSRSHSPRSGRARRRGSPARYRSPLRTPPPQGPPSHQRQRFVGASPFKGPPRANSQERLRQIPPTGPRPRHFTGYGTGSGAGPGPGPGPGPGPVNAPHNRYNQRNNGPPGGHPQPLMGMKMIPPGVESGPRMRYGPMPFEDIPPGTQPPPPGFEHPPIDRREEIIPPGINERNRERERPVSNYRDQRMPFRDGPQQGFKEGHPMGFRDGGPGSNFRDVLQFRDEMMPGFRDRTPPNFRDGPPNFREGPSSGFRDGPPGFRDGPQPFRDGPPSSFREGPQVMREGPGGVPPYREPSNYRENGPPFREVPPHIREGPPHVREGPPHVREGPPHVREGPPHIREGPPHIREGPPHIREGPPQARENPHPRDNIGHMRDNFSHVGGEAPHPRDNSSYARDGAMYKRNVTGHNREGHPRVNSSNRDNAFVHEKSGRDHRQEYNNERNRDYREQDRYREGDRRDRDYDRNYERNRDERYKEYDKNRDVPEKDREHGNYYNAEKRRRQSISPRRDAKDERSKARGVDARGRSRESADYRKETKKDHDKDKKFDDDKSKDRDKKIKDKKKKKKEKDDKRKKKEKRDKKEKTDMEKLESKSTEDKVPVQESTNANKSEATPATISNPIIPDLYNDILSDGIDRNIIETYVKDANLKIEDNNEKNSFDHAESKKNDIESKADTLDSKEKMKSEVLAPIPELSKWEMDDEQSTLVEPKDLKDIVSPNVKSGKVTSEVLKRAENAIFAKAVNSIRPIEIKKISGDRAKLYSNESADAKSSSLFEKEPKQKEVSDIHITIPSNNTDQQRSVEMNESRKTRQEKTPPPKLSVKERLGGKVEEPSRRVWDDRVLHSTVERIKSRSKTPQNRRYEKDSRRITLDSNRERGNYRRFVSKIDEAEAEYKNKDKDEARKEERKGHNERHESDAPYDKRKSRPEDTKHDQSPPRVSKPVSRDEHNSKKDRSDKRRNRSESSEKKSNKKREKRHKKDKDDKKTKKDSLEVGETVSNNEPSITKEVTNVVDRERKKSSLDEASFVPDYDETVDSETEVKESNENHKKLQPKTPERAEAKGEVPTIQLELASIRKRNHSESSSTSSNSSSSSSSSGSTHKRRRKKRTKAKKKKSKQWKESASDSENSSSDEPKKKKKKRKNKKKALKKKKKSKHK, from the exons ATGTCGGTCCATTATAAGTTCAAAAGCGCCCTCGAGTATGACACCGTCACGTTCGACGGATTACACATATCCATAAGTGATCTGAAGGCTGCCATCATACAACAGAAGAGGATCGGAAAAACGTCCGACTTCGACCTTCAAGTCACCAATGCCCAAACTAAAGAAG TGTACACCGACAACACCGCTTTGATTCCCAAAAACACTTCCTTACTGGTGGCGCGAATACCGCTGACGCAGCAAGTGAAAAAATCTTGGGATGGAGTCGCCGGACCCGTCGGAGCTCGCCTCGAGCCCGCCGTGGCTCACAAAGGAACTACGGACCTCTCCCGGATGGAAGGCTCCGAAGAGGATAAAATAATGGCGATGATATCGCAATCCACATTAGACTATGATCCTAGCAA CTATCAGAAAATCCGGGGTGCGAATCAACGAGGAGAGGTGCCGCCAAATTACCGCTGCTATCGTTGTCACGAGCCGGGACATTGGATTAAAAATTGTCCTTTAGGAACTGGCGCC GAGCAGTTGGATATAAAGCGGAGTACAGGAATACCTCGTAGTTTTATGGTGCCCGTTGAAGGACCCAGTGCTCCCGGCGCTATGATGACTCCTACGGGTGCCTTTGCGGTTCCCGCTGTCGACCA TGAAGCTTACCGTGCTGAGGATGCGCTGATGGAGTCCGGAACTGGGACTAGTTTGAACGCTCCCGAGCTGCCAGCTCGACAAGAGATTCCAGAAGATCTGTTGTGTTCCCTGTGTCATGACTTGCTCACCGATGCCGTGATGATACCGTGCTGCGGAAATTCCTTCTGCGATGAAT GTATTCGCGGGGTGCTGCTCGAGTCCGAGGATCACGAATGTCCAGACTGTCGAGAGAAAGACATATCTCCGGTGACACTCATTCCGAACAGGTTTCTCCGCAATTCGGTTGCCAGCTTTCGAAATCAAACCGGCTATTGTCCGAGACCTCGACCTGCGTCACAAagag TGCCAAAACCTGTTATATCTGAAACCCAATCAGTACATGGATCAGAATCCGTACAACAGCATgtcgatgataataataaagaagTCAACGGACCACCGAATATGCAAC GCAACGAGTCTCCCCGCAATCATCCTTCGCGAGAGCCCGATCAATTTGAGGATTCGGATGGATCTTACGACGACAACATAACGGTGAAAGTGCCACCGCTGCAGATGCAGCCGCAGATTCTACCGTTGCACGGATTTGGCGGCGGTCACGAGACTCACAAGTCCAACAATCTGAACATGCATCAGCAGATATCTCGTCCTCCCATTTCCAATGTCGACATGTTTCCAAATTCGAGACATCCACCATATG gAATGCATCACGGTATGCGGCCGTCGTTGAAACCGCCCGGGATGGAAACTCCTCCGAACCAACATCAC CATATGATGGTCGGAGAGGAGAGGTCTGGTACGCCGACGGTGGACGAAAGGGAGCAACGCAGCGGGCAAATGCCCCAATTGCATCCGCCGCCTAATCACATGCAGGCGCAG GTGCCGAGCTTTCCTCACATGCCGGCCGGAGCTTATCCTCCGAATCACATTCGACCTTCGATGCCGTACGA TTATGCCGGTACTCCGCCTCTGTCCGGGCCACCACCTCAGTACAATCAACCGATGAGTCACTATCCACCTTCGTATCAGCCGCTGCCTCCTGGAGCTCAGGGACCTCCTGG GGTGGTCGAAGATCCGCTGGAGGCGTTTCAACGCATGATACGGGAGAAGGAAGAGAGAGCGAGGCAGCGCGATAAGAGGTCTAGAACGAGGACCAGGTCGAGCTCTAGATCCAGATCTCGGTCGAGGTCCCGATACACCAGGTCTAGAAGTCGTAGCCGCATACGAACCAGATCGCCTTATTCCAG GTCACGATCGCGTTCACTGCCGGGATCAGGACGCTCGCCCGGTGCTCGTCGTGCCGGCGGTGAAAAGTATAGATCGTATTCACGCAGTCCACCTCCGAGACGGGCGCTACTTCCACCTCCTCCGCGGCGTCGATCTCGCGATCGTCGCTCCAACTCATTCTCGATCAGTCG CTCCCGTTCCGTATCCCGCTCTCACTCTCCGCGATCGGGCAGGGCAAGAAGAAGAGGATCTCCAGCTCGTTATCGTTCTCCACTCCGCACTCCACCACCGCAAGGTCCACCGTCCCACCAGCGTCAAAG ATTTGTGGGTGCGTCGCCGTTCAAGGGTCCTCCTCGTGCCAATAGTCAGGAACGTCTTCGTCAAATACCCCCCACCGGTCCCCGTCCTAGACATTTTACCGGCTACGGCACTGGTTCCGGAGCTGGCCCTGGCCCTGGCCCCGGCCCCGGCCCTGGCCCCGTCAACGCACCGCATAACAG GTATAATCAACGGAATAACGGTCCTCCTGGAGGTCATCCTCAACCTCTGATGGGAATGAAGATGATTCCACCTGGAGTGGAGTCTGGACCACGTATGCGATACGGTCCTATGCCATTCGAAGACATTCCGCCAGGGACTCAACCCCCGCCTCCCGGTTTTGAACATCCGCCCATCGATCGGAGAGAAGAAATTATCCCGCCCGGCATCAACGAAAGAAACAGGGAACGCGAGCGCCCCGTTTCCAATTACAGAGACCAGCGAATGCCGTTCCGCGATGGTCCTCAACAAGGATTTAAAGAAGGTCATCCTATGGGCTTTAGGGACGGTGGTCCTGGAAGTAATTTCAGAGACGTTTTACAGTTTAGAGATGAAATGATGCCTGGATTTAGGGACCGCACACCTCCTAATTTCAGAGACGGTCCTCCCAATTTCAGGGAAGGGCCGTCTTCTGGATTCAGAGACGGGCCTCCTGGCTTTAGAGACGGGCCCCAACCGTTCAGGGACGGTCCGCCGTCGTCGTTCCGCGAAGGACCCCAAGTGATGAGGGAAGGACCTGGAGGAGTGCCTCCGTATCGCGAACCTTCGAATTATCGAGAAAATGGTCCACCGTTTAGAGAAGTTCCACCTCATATCAGAGAAGGACCACCGCATGTCAGGGAAGGACCACCTCATGTTAGAGAGGGACCACCTCATGTTAGAGAGGGACCACCTCACATTAGAGAAGGCCCACCGCATATTAGAGAAGGCCCACCTCATATTAGAGAAGGACCACCTCAAGCTAGAGAAAATCCGCATCCAAGGGATAACATCGGTCATATGCGTGATAACTTTTCTCACGTTGGTGGTGAGGCTCCTCATCCGAGGGATAATTCGTCTTATGCGAGGGACGGTGCGATGTATAAGAGGAATGTCACCGGACACAATAGAGAAGGACATCCAAGAGTTAACAGTTCGAATCGGGATAACGCCTTCGTACATGAAAAATCTGGTAGAGATCATAGGCAAGAATACAACAATGAGAGGAATAGGGATTACCGTGAACAGGATAGATATAGAGAAGGTGATAGACGAGATAGGGACTACGATAGGAATTATGAAAGGAATCGGGATGAACGCTACAAAGAATATGATAAGAATCGGGATGTGCCCGAGAAGGATAGGGAGCATGGTAATTATTACAATGCAGAGAAACGAAGGAGACAGTCGATTTCACCCCGACGAGATGCCAAAGATGAACGTTCGAAAGCTCGTGGTGTTGATGCGCGTGGACGATCTCGGGAATCTGCAGATTATAGGAAGGAGACGAAGAAGGATCACGACAAGGATAAGAAGTTCGACGATGATAAGAGTAAGGACAGGGACAAGAAGATTAAAgataaaaagaagaagaagaaagagAAGGATGATAAACGCAAAAAGAAAGAGAAACGAGACAAAAAAGAGAAAACAGATATGGAGAAGCTTGAAAGTAAAAGTACAGAAGACAAAGTACCAGTACAAGAATCAACGAATGCCAATAAGTCCGAAGCTACACCGGCTACTATATCAAATCCCATCATTCCCGATCTATACAACGATATATTGTCGGACGGTATCGATAGAAACATTATCGAAACTTATGTCAAAGATGCTAACCTGAAAATTGAAGATAACAATGAAAAGAACTCATTTGACCATGCCGAGTCTAAAAAAAACGACATTGAATCGAAAGCAGACACTTTGGATAGCAAAGAAAAAATGAAGAGCGAAGTCTTAGCCCCCATTCCGGAACTGTCGAAGTGGGAAATGGACGATGAACAGTCGACTTTGGTAGAGCCGAAAGACTTAAAAGATATCGTTTCACCTAACGTCAAGTCTGGAAAAGTCACTTCGGAGGTTCTAAAGAGAGCTGAAAACGCGATATTTGCCAAAGCAGTCAACTCCATCAGACCTATCGAAATCAAGAAAATCAGCGGAGACAGAGCCAAACTGTATTCTAACGAGAGTGCCGATGCAAAGTCGTCTTCCTTGTTCGAAAAGGAACCCAAGCAGAAAGAAGTCAGCGACATACACATTACGATACCGTCGAACAACACCGACCAACAGCGTTCCGTTGAAATGAACGAAAGTCGTAAGACTCGGCAGGAGAAAACCCCTCCACCGAAATTGTCGGTGAAAGAAAGACTAGGAGGAAAAGTAGAAGAACCTTCCAGAAGGGTGTGGGACGATAGGGTATTGCATAGTACCGTCGAGCGCATAAAATCAAGATCTAAAACTCCACAGAACAGGCGCTACGAGAAAGACTCTCGCAGAATCACTCTCGATTCCAACCGGGAGAGAGGCAACTATCGGCGATTCGTTTCAAAAATTGACGAAGCCGAAGCCGAATATAAAAACAAGGACAAGGACGAAGCCAGAAAAGAAGAAAGGAAGGGTCACAATGAAAGGCACGAGTCTGACGCTCCGTACGATAAGCGCAAGAGCCGTCCCGAAGATACTAAACACGATCAAAGTCCGCCGAGAGTCAGTAAGCCGGTAAGCAGAGACGAACACAATTCGAAGAAGGACAGGTCTGACAAAAGGCGTAATAGAAGCGAAAGCAGTGAAAAGAAATCAAACAAGAAGCGAGAAAAGAGACACAAGAAGGACAAAGACGATAAGAAGACAAAAAAAGACAGCTTGGAAGTCGGCGAGACTGTATCAAACAACGAACCGTCGATTACCAAAGAAGTGACAAACGTGGTTGATAGGGAAAGGAAGAAGTCATCGTTGGATGAAGCCAG